One window of the Archaeoglobus sulfaticallidus PM70-1 genome contains the following:
- a CDS encoding cohesin domain-containing protein, translating to MMIPILVAMVLITSQGQINVGEEFNASITVTDANDLAAFQIDLSYSNLEIVKVSRGNAIKNWSIFDFDTISSNKIRVIAAKFGEESIGEGEILNLVLRAKENTGVLSLDGILSDSNGNKIDAMFGNLSVDILTTQPESTYTQPIITPVMEEKGSQPNEVVEHWIVGYWYVIVLILIGVGIGVWKWRT from the coding sequence ATGATGATTCCCATTTTAGTTGCAATGGTATTAATTACATCCCAAGGCCAGATAAATGTAGGTGAGGAATTTAATGCATCAATTACTGTAACAGATGCCAATGATTTAGCAGCTTTTCAAATTGATTTGAGTTATAGTAATTTGGAAATTGTTAAAGTAAGCAGAGGAAATGCAATAAAAAACTGGTCCATATTCGATTTTGATACCATCTCTTCCAATAAAATTAGAGTGATTGCTGCTAAATTTGGAGAAGAATCTATTGGTGAAGGTGAAATATTAAATTTAGTCTTAAGAGCAAAGGAAAACACTGGAGTTCTGAGTTTAGATGGTATCCTTAGTGATTCCAATGGTAATAAAATTGATGCAATGTTCGGAAATTTAAGTGTGGATATATTAACAACCCAACCCGAATCGACTTATACACAACCTATTATTACACCGGTAATGGAAGAAAAAGGATCACAACCTAACGAAGTTGTTGAACACTGGATTGTCGGATATTGGTATGTCATCGTATTAATTTTAATTGGAGTTGGAATTGGGGTGTGGAAGTGGAGGACTTAG
- a CDS encoding DUF7287 family protein, protein MSFEKIEQVLKKPGISRAILSFYGRFEEMASKFRQRPLSAGGDSAQISADYLVGIALFLFGVTLAFTYVLNIAAFQESNKNQYIAESISELVLDYLHQKDAYRINAINTTKLHSFLASSHELYSLLNQTQFHVNITVKNLSSQVIGSVGELAEIEDYGYVERIAFNYANSSEIYIIEVRVW, encoded by the coding sequence ATGAGCTTTGAAAAGATTGAGCAGGTGTTAAAGAAGCCAGGAATAAGTAGAGCAATTCTCAGCTTTTACGGGAGATTTGAAGAAATGGCAAGCAAGTTTCGGCAAAGACCTTTGTCGGCTGGTGGAGATTCGGCACAAATAAGTGCGGATTATCTCGTGGGAATCGCTCTTTTTTTATTTGGAGTCACACTCGCCTTTACATATGTGCTCAATATTGCAGCTTTTCAGGAGTCAAACAAAAATCAGTACATCGCTGAGTCCATATCTGAGCTCGTTTTAGATTACCTGCACCAAAAGGATGCGTACAGAATAAACGCCATAAATACAACAAAGCTGCATAGCTTTCTTGCAAGTTCACATGAGCTTTACAGCCTCCTTAATCAGACTCAATTTCATGTTAATATTACCGTAAAAAATCTTTCTTCTCAAGTAATTGGAAGCGTGGGGGAACTTGCAGAAATTGAAGACTATGGATACGTTGAAAGGATAGCATTCAATTACGCGAATTCATCTGAAATATATATTATTGAGGTGAGAGTATGGTAG
- a CDS encoding DUF7288 family protein — protein sequence MVDCRAQTFTLEAAITTLLIVLVMLYISQAIPLTPLTSSAANVMVENTLEMYAGDVLNTLTYEPICSDISAENLSILKKALLSWNGAVIDGGASSSEYDTSFENISNALPLKYVLINAFEKKGLAYNIDIYYKDAIMRKLRFIYNGQPSNNAIIATQVIPIYDTDYENGIKKYIPDIDSSNLYNVLYVRLTVWRM from the coding sequence ATGGTAGATTGCAGGGCACAGACCTTTACACTAGAAGCGGCAATAACAACCCTCTTAATAGTCTTAGTTATGTTATATATATCTCAAGCAATCCCGCTCACACCTCTGACATCTTCTGCTGCAAACGTCATGGTTGAAAATACCCTTGAGATGTATGCGGGAGATGTTCTCAATACTCTTACTTATGAGCCCATCTGCTCAGATATCTCGGCAGAAAACTTGAGCATACTGAAAAAAGCTTTACTAAGCTGGAATGGAGCTGTAATTGACGGTGGAGCGAGTAGTAGTGAATACGACACCTCTTTTGAGAATATATCCAATGCCCTGCCCCTCAAATACGTATTGATAAACGCTTTTGAGAAGAAAGGCTTAGCGTACAACATAGACATATACTACAAGGATGCTATCATGAGAAAACTCAGATTTATATATAATGGTCAACCATCTAACAACGCCATAATTGCTACCCAGGTCATTCCAATATATGACACAGACTACGAAAATGGAATCAAAAAGTACATTCCTGATATCGACAGCTCAAATCTCTACAATGTTCTCTATGTGAGATTGACAGTGTGGAGGATGTAA
- a CDS encoding DUF7266 family protein, translated as MNKGVSTTLEAIFLLSISSILIAIVLVSFYDVSSRVKNVSASEEAYSIASRIARDVYSLAVSNATYAKKELRIPHTIGGEQYTITLVNETHKLIVENKYVRVEVPLSPYLSIGGSQANSYMAYLVVNNGVVEVKNE; from the coding sequence ATGAATAAAGGTGTCTCTACAACTCTTGAGGCTATATTTTTGCTCTCGATCTCATCGATACTCATAGCTATTGTTCTAGTAAGTTTTTATGATGTGAGCAGTAGGGTAAAGAACGTATCTGCTAGTGAGGAAGCGTATAGTATTGCATCAAGAATAGCAAGGGATGTGTACTCTCTTGCTGTGTCTAATGCCACTTATGCCAAAAAAGAGCTAAGGATACCACATACCATAGGTGGTGAGCAGTACACAATAACCCTTGTTAATGAAACGCATAAGCTTATTGTAGAGAATAAGTATGTTAGAGTGGAGGTCCCTTTAAGCCCATATCTCAGCATTGGGGGTTCGCAGGCTAACAGCTACATGGCCTATCTGGTCGTGAATAATGGTGTCGTGGAGGTAAAAAATGAGTGA
- a CDS encoding DUF7289 family protein translates to MSELMDCTGVSVQVGMVLLLSISIVAIGVVYMGIGPIIDTYVESSHQREVIYVFELMRESIIKIARGVPSRVIEAKMFDGMYFINYTGFVCVNNTTVPIYSVIYKGDEEISLENGAIFRKAGGNSFMVEKPLIIHSNNTSVISVIALHGEGSVSGKGIVRIVFTNLGCDYRTITNNTIVVHSDHYLEWKEYLEEEGFEIVDVYNKTVVASTQSNLILLKIVNVKVKLRGG, encoded by the coding sequence ATGAGTGAACTGATGGATTGCACCGGGGTTTCGGTACAAGTGGGGATGGTCTTACTTCTTTCGATATCTATAGTGGCCATCGGAGTTGTTTATATGGGAATTGGGCCAATAATTGATACGTACGTTGAATCAAGCCATCAGCGGGAAGTTATTTATGTGTTTGAGCTGATGAGGGAATCAATAATCAAGATTGCTAGAGGTGTACCCTCAAGGGTGATTGAAGCAAAGATGTTTGATGGGATGTACTTTATAAACTACACTGGATTTGTTTGTGTGAACAATACAACAGTACCCATATATTCGGTAATCTATAAAGGTGATGAGGAGATATCGCTCGAGAATGGAGCTATTTTCAGAAAAGCTGGTGGGAATTCTTTTATGGTTGAGAAGCCGCTGATTATACATAGCAATAACACAAGTGTAATAAGTGTAATCGCGTTGCATGGAGAGGGTTCAGTATCTGGGAAAGGCATTGTAAGGATAGTATTTACAAACCTTGGTTGCGATTACAGAACCATTACCAACAATACAATAGTCGTACACTCCGATCACTATTTGGAATGGAAAGAATACCTTGAGGAGGAGGGGTTTGAGATCGTAGATGTATACAACAAAACTGTTGTAGCTTCTACGCAGTCAAACTTAATATTGCTAAAGATAGTAAATGTAAAAGTAAAGTTGCGGGGGGGATGA